The following proteins come from a genomic window of Pyxidicoccus sp. MSG2:
- a CDS encoding serine/threonine-protein kinase, which yields MTRPSDGDLRTDTVLRNTYKIASVLGRGGMGSVYLAQHLRLPGKQVAVKVLRGGDHLTQEIFTRFRREAEIASRLGHPNIVEVLDYDTLEDGTPFLVLEFLRGESLQSRLERGPLTLPEVFSYTRQMGSALQAAHGAGIVHRDLKPANVFLVPTDSGGVVGQRLKLLDFGISKVLSSETLQTQEATIIGTPQYMSPEQAMGKNREIDARTDIFALGCIVYEMMTGKPVFGAGSLAQMIFRVVYEPADPLAPLCPEAPAHAIAAVDRALSKKAEDRFPDVTSFVEALTGSPLHTLSPPSGSQPMPRAVPKAPSGIALPSQDAAEGFDATVAPGSVKVVPDSTGRMGVVEVGNGGSGTGRMGLVQPEPPVGSGTGRMGMVQPEAPVGSGTGRMGAPLLDPPGLEPTLISKEVPAVPPRPAQPITAVTPPAQAAPQPIAAPVSVAPAPQPVPVAVAQLVAKSRAPMIAAAVALFAAGGGLVWWMGRPVTPPTAPAISTQNPSPQAAVQQPTTGTPNGTQAAVGTSNGTQPAATGADNNTQTAVQPPPTTTPPTVATTTTDKPDTTRPVSKKEVLPAEVQAVLDEAAQALKAGNAEEAIRLAKRSQRAKPGIIPLASYSIIVRAACLQGNLTVAKQEWSKVPASDKPKLRQFCQQHDTDPAL from the coding sequence ATGACGCGACCCTCCGACGGTGACCTCCGTACCGACACCGTCTTGCGCAACACCTACAAGATTGCCTCCGTGTTGGGACGGGGTGGCATGGGCTCGGTGTACCTGGCCCAGCACCTGCGGCTTCCCGGCAAGCAGGTGGCGGTCAAGGTGCTGCGCGGCGGCGACCACCTGACGCAGGAGATCTTCACCCGCTTCCGGCGCGAGGCGGAAATCGCCTCCCGGTTGGGCCACCCCAACATCGTCGAGGTGCTGGACTACGACACGCTGGAGGACGGCACCCCGTTCCTGGTGCTGGAGTTCCTGCGCGGAGAGAGCCTCCAGTCCCGGCTGGAGCGCGGGCCGCTGACGCTGCCCGAGGTGTTCTCCTACACGCGGCAGATGGGCTCGGCGCTCCAGGCGGCGCACGGCGCGGGCATCGTCCACCGGGACCTCAAGCCGGCCAACGTCTTCCTGGTGCCCACCGACTCAGGCGGGGTGGTGGGCCAGCGCCTGAAGCTGCTCGACTTCGGCATCTCCAAGGTCCTCTCCTCGGAGACGCTGCAGACGCAGGAAGCGACCATCATCGGCACGCCGCAGTACATGTCGCCCGAGCAGGCGATGGGGAAGAACCGCGAAATCGACGCGCGCACGGACATCTTCGCGCTCGGCTGCATCGTCTACGAGATGATGACCGGCAAGCCCGTGTTCGGCGCGGGCAGCCTCGCGCAGATGATCTTCCGCGTGGTGTACGAGCCGGCCGACCCGCTCGCCCCGCTCTGCCCGGAGGCGCCCGCGCACGCCATCGCCGCGGTGGACCGCGCGCTCTCGAAGAAGGCCGAGGACCGCTTTCCGGATGTGACTTCCTTCGTGGAGGCGCTGACGGGCAGCCCGCTGCACACGCTCTCCCCGCCATCGGGCTCCCAGCCCATGCCGCGCGCGGTGCCGAAGGCCCCCTCGGGCATCGCCCTGCCCTCGCAGGACGCGGCCGAGGGCTTCGATGCCACGGTGGCCCCGGGCAGCGTGAAGGTCGTCCCCGACAGCACCGGCCGCATGGGCGTCGTGGAGGTCGGGAATGGGGGCTCGGGCACTGGCCGCATGGGCCTGGTGCAACCCGAGCCGCCTGTGGGAAGCGGCACCGGCCGCATGGGGATGGTGCAGCCCGAAGCGCCCGTGGGAAGTGGCACAGGCCGCATGGGCGCGCCGCTCCTGGACCCGCCGGGCCTGGAGCCCACGCTCATCTCCAAGGAAGTCCCCGCCGTGCCCCCGCGGCCGGCCCAGCCCATCACCGCGGTGACGCCGCCGGCGCAGGCCGCGCCGCAGCCCATCGCCGCGCCCGTGTCCGTGGCGCCCGCGCCGCAGCCTGTCCCCGTGGCCGTGGCGCAGCTGGTGGCGAAGAGCCGGGCACCGATGATTGCCGCCGCCGTGGCGCTCTTCGCGGCGGGAGGTGGCCTCGTCTGGTGGATGGGCCGCCCCGTGACGCCGCCCACGGCACCGGCCATCAGCACGCAGAACCCGTCTCCCCAAGCCGCCGTGCAGCAGCCCACGACGGGCACGCCCAATGGAACTCAGGCCGCCGTCGGCACGTCCAATGGCACGCAACCCGCCGCGACTGGCGCCGATAACAACACGCAGACCGCCGTGCAGCCTCCGCCCACGACAACACCGCCCACCGTGGCGACCACCACGACGGACAAGCCGGACACCACCCGTCCCGTGTCGAAGAAAGAGGTGCTGCCGGCCGAGGTTCAGGCGGTGTTGGACGAGGCGGCGCAGGCGCTGAAGGCCGGCAACGCCGAGGAGGCCATCCGCCTGGCCAAGCGCAGCCAGCGCGCGAAGCCCGGCATCATCCCCTTGGCCTCGTACTCCATCATCGTCCGCGCCGCTTGCCTGCAGGGGAACCTGACCGTGGCGAAGCAGGAATGGTCGAAGGTTCCCGCCTCGGACAAACCGAAGCTCCGTCAGTTCTGCCAGCAGCACGACACCGATCCCGCTCTCTGA
- a CDS encoding GNAT family N-acetyltransferase: MSMDKPPATLEVRVRRIHRRDLNRTWEFLKLVFRDVNRETVEYQRPRSKRRFMEVYTSEWIEQLLYEVDGEIVGYSECAFEATGDDNWVNPRWFEKRGMRPLFVEELAVHPDYQGRGVGSFMMDQLQHLARTRGCTHLVLEVAENNEAALAWYRARSFYKLDAAIFMAQKVPGEPDLLPPRRLKRRQQVAPEAEASPNTGPMPEAAPAKPGRRKGRAAAKKSG, translated from the coding sequence ATGTCGATGGACAAGCCCCCGGCCACGCTCGAGGTCCGCGTCCGCCGAATCCACCGCAGGGACCTGAATCGGACCTGGGAGTTCCTCAAGCTCGTCTTCCGCGACGTCAATCGCGAGACGGTGGAATACCAGCGCCCCCGCTCCAAGCGGCGCTTCATGGAGGTCTACACCTCCGAGTGGATCGAGCAGCTTCTCTACGAGGTGGACGGGGAGATTGTCGGCTACTCGGAGTGCGCCTTCGAGGCCACGGGTGACGACAACTGGGTCAACCCGCGCTGGTTCGAGAAGCGGGGCATGCGGCCGCTCTTCGTGGAGGAGCTGGCCGTGCACCCGGACTACCAGGGGCGCGGGGTGGGCAGCTTCATGATGGATCAGCTCCAGCACCTGGCGCGCACGCGAGGCTGCACGCACCTGGTGCTGGAGGTGGCGGAGAACAACGAGGCCGCGCTGGCGTGGTACCGGGCGCGCAGCTTCTACAAGCTCGATGCCGCCATCTTCATGGCGCAGAAGGTGCCCGGCGAGCCGGACCTCCTGCCCCCGCGCCGGCTCAAGCGGCGGCAGCAGGTGGCGCCAGAGGCCGAGGCAAGCCCCAACACCGGCCCCATGCCGGAGGCGGCCCCCGCGAAGCCGGGGAGGCGCAAGGGGCGCGCGGCCGCGAAGAAGAGCGGCTGA